From Candidatus Eisenbacteria bacterium, a single genomic window includes:
- a CDS encoding ComF family protein encodes GALVRRRAAAPSPDCSRVARRRNLAAAFAVRDPAAWRGREVLVVDDVLTTGSTLKAALEPLEAAGARVRAAVLAWAS; translated from the coding sequence GGGCGCTCTGGTGCGTCGCCGCGCGGCGGCGCCCAGTCCCGATTGCTCGCGCGTCGCGCGGCGCCGCAATCTGGCGGCCGCATTCGCAGTTCGAGATCCGGCCGCATGGCGCGGCCGCGAAGTGCTCGTGGTGGACGACGTGCTCACGACCGGCAGCACCCTCAAAGCCGCACTGGAACCACTCGAGGCCGCGGGGGCCCGGGTGCGCGCCGCCGTGCTCGCGTGGGCGAGCTGA